GAGTTGTATGTCAACTTCCAGTACAATCAAGATAGGACTTTCTTCCACACTTTTGAGCTAGAGAAGTGCTATGCTGGCTTGTTATTTACAGATACGAACGAGGCATCccatttcttgaagagAGTGCAGAAAAGGGAGAAGTATGGTTCGAAGAAAACGCTTGCAAACAAGAATGCAATTGCGCTGGAGGATCAAATTAAAAAGGAGGAAAAGGCCAACGTTATCCATGGACCTAGGGGCGAGTCTCTAATTAGTGATCAGAGAACTCGATACAGATATGAGCCAGATAAGTTTACCTCTAAGAGTAACAGTAACAATGGTAGTCGTGATTATGAAAACGATAATgacgatgaggaagatgaagagaGTTATTCCGAATCAAGTGTCTCTGCAGCACCATCATATATTTCCAAGAAGCCTCCTCCACCTCCAGTTGAAAAGCATAGAACAATTCCCTCGTACACTTATGAAAATATTCCATCTGCTCCGGAAGCGTCGCCTCCTCCGGCTCCACCTGCTGCAGCCCCTCCAACCCCAAGTGCTCAGGCACCAGCTCCACCAGCTCCACCAGCTCCCCCAGCTCCCCCAGCTCCCCCAGCTTCTAGCGCTCCGGCTCCTCCAGCTTTCGGTATGTCAAGACAAGCCTCCACTACAGATTCAGCCTCGCCTGCAGCTAATTCTCCAATGAcgaatcatcatcaagtCCATTCAGTTCCTCCACCTTTGCCTCCAGATCAATACAAACCTCTGGAACAACcccaacagcaacaacagttCCAGAATAATGTCCCACCGGCCAGAGGTTATCCCACACAACAAAATAATGGatacaataataatgtCAATCAGCACCCATTCGGAGTTCCACCGCCACCTCCACCACCAGGAGGGGGTCCAGGTGCCCTGCCTCCTagaaacaataacaacatgATACCTGGTAGGCGTGGACCGGTGCCTCCTCCACCTCCAAGAAGAGCAGGTGCCTCAGCTGTGGCTGGGAGGGGAGCAGtcccaccaccaccaccaccacctgCTGGAGGTTCCATTGGAAGTCAAAATAATCGTGCTGGTAGAGGCCCTCCTCCACCACCTCCTCCTAGACGTGGCCCAGCACCGCCTCCTCCTCCAAGTAGAGGACCTTCGCATTCCACCTCTCCATATTCACATCCACTTCCACCTAATCAACCATCACCTTCACCAATTCctcagcaacagcaacatGCTTATCCTCCACCACCTCCTCCTCAtcagcaacaacatcaaGCTTATGCTCCTCCTCAACCTCAACAGCAAGCGTAtgctcctcctcctcctcctcctcctcctcaaCCTCAACAGCAATATCCataccaacagcaacagcaacagcaacagcaagcTTATGCTCCTCCACCACCTCCACCTCCTCAACAACAGCCTCAAAGTCAATCATACGACAGAGCAGCACATGCTCTCCCACCTCAGCCAGCTAACAATGCCCCAGCAgctccaccaccaccacctaTGTTTTCGCAACCTCAGCAAGCTAATACATCTGGCGCtcctccaccaccacctccTCCTCCACAAATGAATGGAGCTGCACCTCCAGCACCTCCTCCACCTGCATTTaaccaacagcagcagcagcaatcttcaaattttgttgaaacaaCTGGCGACTCCGGAAGAGATGCATTATTGGCATCAATTCGTGGTGCAGGTGGTGTTCATGCTCTCCGGAAAGTTGATAAATCACAGCTTGAAAAGCCTAGTCCTTTATTACAGAAGAACGGTGGTGATATCGGTGGTAGTTCAGCTCCAGCACAATATCCTGCAGGAGCAGGGTCAGCGCCTCAACCAGGTGCTCAAGCCGGTGCACCTGCATCACTAGCAGATGCACTTGCAGCAGCTCtaaaccaaagaaaaaataaagttgGACGTGGAGAGGATGACTCTGATAAAGATGATTGGTGATTGGGGCCTAAATGATGCAGGTTCAGTCGCTTCCTTTTGTACTATGTGTTGTAATACTCTATGTAAAAGCTATGTAATATGACCATCAACTGTTTTATTGGTTGATATGATTAGTTAAGTGAATCCCACTTATTTGACCAAACTTTAATCCACTTCAATTTAGAATCATCGGCCttattcaaagaagttaCAATTTTTGTAACCTTTTTGACATCATTTTGAATTGCCAACATTGCTGTTTCGATTTCTGGGTCAGTAGCATAATCCGTATTCATTAATGTAGAAGAAATTACGATATCCGAATTCGAAACAATAGATTTGTGTAATTGATTTAATTCAGATAAAGAGCTTGCAGTTGTCGCAGTGtcctttttgatttctatAGATTTGGATAATGAACCGAGCAAAAGTTTGAGTAGTTTGGATTTTTGCAAAAGCGTGTTCACGAATGAAATCATTTCATCAGATACCTCCTCGGAGTTACTTCCCTCTACGCTGGCTTCCTCATCTTCGCTGAAGTTATCATCCATGCCGAAAGGATCTGAGTTTACTACTGGATCCTCTAACCACTCACTTAACTCTTCAATAGAGTCCTGTAATATTTTTACGGAAGAGCTCATGTATTGATTTAGTAGCCCCAAGTTTCCTTGGCGTGAAAGTAAGTCTAAATTATCACACTGAGACCATAGCATACCGATAGATATTAgtctttctttgataaaCTTTGCAAGTTTGTCATCTTTAGAAAGAtctacttcttcatctttgTACTGGTCACCAGAGTTAACAATCTCAACTAACTCATCACTTAGCTTGTGTACGCTAAGAATTAAGGACACGATCTCATGATCAACTTTCTCGACGAAGTAATCGGCGTAATAGGAATCATGGAATAATGGCACCAAAGAAAGCAAATAAAACACGACATCCATAAAGTCTTTCAACTGCTTTCTGAATGAATCTTcattattgaatattttgtCTGGTGTTGATATAATTCCCAACTTTGTGGCGTTAGATTTGATTAACTGAGAGAGCTTGctcaattctttcaaagcaGTAGAATCCTTCAAGTTAGTCTTTTTTGGTATAGAGGTTAAAGACTCGACAGTAGCATATGGGAATTCCGTTTTGAGCTTCCTAACATCATCCGTGAGTGATGGCATTTTCTACTTTCAGTTTCAGATGGCAGCACTCAGCTATATCTATCTTCGTTGCTTTAAATATGATCTAAACTAATACTTTTATCTCATCtcagctcatctcatctcatctgAGTTTCATGAATTTTGTCTGTAATTCTAACATAACTacactaataataattcgCCTACTGCAatatagagaaagaaacgaaaaatgGAGCGGCCATGCACTTTGCCAACCCACACGAACGCGATAATCTAAAGCTATGGTCAAATAGTTAAAATAGTCATTATAAGGACATTTTGTACTTAGTTAATGAGCTATATAAAATCCTAATAAGCGATTAACAAAGAAATCGATCAGacaaataaaatattataaCATGATATGTTGATTCTCTGCTTattgagaagaaggagatgGGTTCATCTTTCTCTTACCGTTAGTCAAGGTAACGTTGACGAATCTTCTGGTGTACAATAATCTCTTGTAAGCTCTACCCTTTGGTTgctttggcttttcttgcttttcAACCTTTGGAGTTTGAGACTTAACCTTACCAGCACGAGCTAGGGAACCGTGAACTTTAGCCTGTTAAAATCAGTTAGTTCAAAATGATTGAACATAATATTGTTAGTAAATTAagacttcttcaataaatgGAAGAATACTTTTGGATTCAAACATCAAAGCAATCGGATAGTTGCATGAGAGACCATAGAGAAACACATATGTTCTGTGAAACTCACAGATAATATCTTATGTCCACGCATTAGATCAAACTTTAAACTCATAAAGTCctaatcttttttctcttccttaTGGTTCGTTATGTTTCATCTTTTCTGCGAAACTCTTTATAATAGAAATACACTATGCAGATACGCACCACGCTTCATTGCACATCATTTAGTTGATCAGTCCCACATCTAGTCATGCGAATTTACATTACTTCTAACTCTATGAATCCATATAAGCTAgttcaattgttttttctttccagtTTTGATTTGTAATACCCTTGCTTTCTATTtatttctctctctatcGATTATTCCTAGTCCGTTCGATCCAAAAGCTCTATACCCAGTTTTAAACGTACCATTTTGTCTGTAGTTTTAGTGCTTTCTTGGAATCTAAATGCAAACAAGAGCtacaaacaacaatattGTTATAACTATACACTCTTAAAACCCATATATTGAAATGGAGTATCCAACCTTCAATTAGTTACAAACCAAGATTCTCTGAAGCTTTGCCAGAATAGTTAGTATTCGAGTAGTACCGAAGAGGAATcgaaaaagagaaaatcgaaaaaaacTTGCCCAAAACGGAACTGTTTCAACCATAGATTTTCCCACCGAGGAAATACGCATTGTATTAAAAGACCAAATGGCTCGGTGTCTGGGTTGTTTGCTGAAAAAGTTTTAGTTTCAGTTTTGGGTGTATGGGTGTAATAAGATTCTATTTCCCAAGCGCAGCAGTCCCGGTATAAATTGTCATTTCTCTAGGAAACGTTGGCTATAGTCACGTGCTTTAGACTTGGAACAGGAATTTCTTCTGCTCATCACATTTAATGATGAATCATCTTTATAATCTTGcataatatatatagatgtGGCTTTCAAGTTAAGAAGAGACAAGATTCGAAGTCTGATATATAATAGAGGCGATTGAGGATAATAGCTTAGGGGAGTTGTTTAATTTCGTTAATTAGTGCTGAGCAGTCATTTTAGTTAGCAGATTGTTACTATAAGtaaattggaagaagaagaggtaaGCTAACTAACTTTACAATAATGGATAGACCACAATCAAACTATTTCGGTGCAGGCCCAGCACAATTGCCCTTGCCAGTGTTGCAACAAGCAGCCAAGGACTTGATCAACTTTCAAAATGAAGGATTGGGTATTGGTGAAATCTCGCATCGTTCTAAGAAGGCCAAAAATGTGATTACTGATACAAAGGCCCATCTCAAAGAGTTATTTGGGGTGCCGGATACGCACGAGGTGTTTTTCCTACAAGGTGGTGGTACTACcggtttttcttctgtagCTGCAAACATGAGTGCAGCATACTTGGGAAAGACTGGTAAGGTTGGTACTGCAGCATATTTGGTGACTGGTTCTTGGTCTGAAAAGTCCGCTCAAGAATGTGAAAGGCTCGGCGTACCAACTGAGGTCATTTTCAatgtgaagaaggaaactGGTAAATATACCACGATTCCAGACGTCTCAACTTGGGCTAGCAAGTTGGATGCAGAAAAGCATTCCTATGTTTACTTTTGTGAGAACGAAACCGTTCACGGTGTAGAATGGCCAGCTCAGTTGCCAGCTGAATTGGTGAACTCTAAGATTCCAATTGTAGCAGATTTGTCTTCTGATGTCTTATCTCGTAAGATTGACATCTCTAACTACTCTTTGATTTTAGCAGGTGCTCAAAAGAATATTGGTCTGGCTGGATTAACGATATAcatcatcaagaaagaCTTACTAGATGACATGTCTAAAGTTTCCCCTGCACAGTTGAGAGAACATCAATTGCCTGTCGCACCTATTGCTACTGATTATCCAACGGTTGTGAAAAACGACTCGGCATATAACACTATTCCAATCTTTACTCTACATATTATTGACTTGGTTTTGAAGGGATTGATGGAAAAGGGTGGTCTTGCTAAAcagcaagaagaaaatgaagaaaaggctAGGATCTTATACACAGCATTGGATAAGTTCCCTGACTTTTATAACTTGCCCGTGGATAAAAAGTACAGATCAAAGATGAACGTAGTATTCACGTTAAAGAAGGATGGTCTAGAAGATAAGTTCATAGAAGAAGCCGCTAGTCTGAACCTAACTGGTCTAAAGGGCCATAGATCCGTCGGTGGTTTCAGAGCATCTCTTTACAATGCAGTGGAACTTTCCAGCGTGAAACTTTTGGCTGAATTTGTCACAAAGTTTGCAGAAGATAACCAATAAGCAGTATCTTATAATGATTTACATTTACTTATATAATAGATGATTTGacccttttctttattattgtCGTCTCTATCGATTCCCCTTTCTAATGAACAATGAAACACACATGAATCGTCGTGCGATATAACCAGAAccacttcttcaaatgatTCATATAATTTTGAGCAGACTTTCCAGTCTCGAGCCCTTATGATAACTTCGTGAGCTttaattttgttttgtgtaCTGATTGGAGATGTAGTAGTGTCTCTTGATATCGAATCGGGGCTATTTGTCCGTTCATATATCCTGCTACTTACCACCTCGCTGTCTTCTATTTGCATATCATCTTGATTATTAGGAGATGcattttcttgaaataaCAGCCCATTATTAGCTGAAGTTGTAGTAGCATTTGTATTATTAAAATTGTTGTTAATATTTTCTCGCTCATCTTCACCGCCAGCACCAATTTCGTCG
The Kluyveromyces marxianus DMKU3-1042 DNA, complete genome, chromosome 1 DNA segment above includes these coding regions:
- the LAS17 gene encoding actin-binding protein LAS17, with translation MGGLNSAEKEKIKHALPKAANKIIDVAVARLYIAYPDPEKWVYTGLSGAIVLVDDIVGNTFFLKLVDIHGHGGVLWDQELYVNFQYNQDRTFFHTFELEKCYAGLLFTDTNEASHFLKRVQKREKYGSKKTLANKNAIALEDQIKKEEKANVIHGPRGESLISDQRTRYRYEPDKFTSKSNSNNGSRDYENDNDDEEDEESYSESSVSAAPSYISKKPPPPPVEKHRTIPSYTYENIPSAPEASPPPAPPAAAPPTPSAQAPAPPAPPAPPAPPAPPASSAPAPPAFGMSRQASTTDSASPAANSPMTNHHQVHSVPPPLPPDQYKPLEQPQQQQQFQNNVPPARGYPTQQNNGYNNNVNQHPFGVPPPPPPPGGGPGALPPRNNNNMIPGRRGPVPPPPPRRAGASAVAGRGAVPPPPPPPAGGSIGSQNNRAGRGPPPPPPPRRGPAPPPPPSRGPSHSTSPYSHPLPPNQPSPSPIPQQQQHAYPPPPPPHQQQHQAYAPPQPQQQAYAPPPPPPPPQPQQQYPYQQQQQQQQQAYAPPPPPPPQQQPQSQSYDRAAHALPPQPANNAPAAPPPPPMFSQPQQANTSGAPPPPPPPPQMNGAAPPAPPPPAFNQQQQQQSSNFVETTGDSGRDALLASIRGAGGVHALRKVDKSQLEKPSPLLQKNGGDIGGSSAPAQYPAGAGSAPQPGAQAGAPASLADALAAALNQRKNKVGRGEDDSDKDDW
- the SER1 gene encoding O-phospho-L-serine:2-oxoglutarate transaminase, yielding MDRPQSNYFGAGPAQLPLPVLQQAAKDLINFQNEGLGIGEISHRSKKAKNVITDTKAHLKELFGVPDTHEVFFLQGGGTTGFSSVAANMSAAYLGKTGKVGTAAYLVTGSWSEKSAQECERLGVPTEVIFNVKKETGKYTTIPDVSTWASKLDAEKHSYVYFCENETVHGVEWPAQLPAELVNSKIPIVADLSSDVLSRKIDISNYSLILAGAQKNIGLAGLTIYIIKKDLLDDMSKVSPAQLREHQLPVAPIATDYPTVVKNDSAYNTIPIFTLHIIDLVLKGLMEKGGLAKQQEENEEKARILYTALDKFPDFYNLPVDKKYRSKMNVVFTLKKDGLEDKFIEEAASLNLTGLKGHRSVGGFRASLYNAVELSSVKLLAEFVTKFAEDNQ